The stretch of DNA TCAAAATCACCAGACTCTACTAATTTCATCGGGGAAGTACAAGAGGCTAAAACAAGCGAAATAAGGGCTAAAAAGCCTATCGATTTATTCAAAAAAGGTAATTGTTTCATAAGCAAATAGCTTTATGGGTTGGCATTTAGTAGTTTTAATGACAAGTTGATCCTTTTTTATTTCCATTATCACTAATGAAGCGTTAAATCATTTCCAGGATTGGTTAAAAACTCCTAAGATGTATTAAGAAAATGTTATATACTGCACAAGGAGCAGGCCTTTTTTGTGGATTATTTCGATGAATTATCGAGATTTATCGTAAAATTTTAGCACATTTAATCGTTTGTTACTAATTTGTAGATTGAAAAATGTTCTTAATCCATTCAAAAAATAAATTATGGAACCAGGAATGATTATTCCTTTTGTTTTTATCGCGCTACTTATCTTATCCGGAATTTTTACGGTAAAGCAACAAACCATTGCATTGGTAGAAAGGCTTGGCAAATTTCATAGTATAAAAGGGCCTGGCCTCCAGTTTAAAATACCATTTATTGACAAGGTGGCGGGTAAAGTAAACATAAAAATCCAGCAGTTAGATGTTTTAGTGGAAACCAAAACCAAAGACAATGTATTTGTTAAGCTGAAGGTTTCTGTTCAATTCAGGGTCTTGGAAGATGCGGTTTATGATGCCTTTTACAAGCTTGAAAATCCCTATGAGCAGATTACCTCCTATGTTTTCGATACGGTTAGGGCAGAGGTGCCAAAGTTAAAGCTGGACGACGTTTTTGAACGTAAAGATGATATTGCCGTTGCGATTCGGCGTGAACTGGAGGAAGCCATGAATGAATATGGCTATGGCATTGTAAAAGCCTTGGTTACAGATATTGATCCTGATCATGAGGTTAAAATTTCTATGAACAGGATTAATGCGGCAGAACGCGGAAAATTGGCGGCAGAATACGAAGGAGAAGCCGAGCGAATCCGAATTGTGGCAAAAGCCAGGGCAGAAGCTGAAAGTAAGCGCCTGCAAGGTCAGGGTATTGCGGATCAACGTCGCGAAATTGCCAAAGGACTTGAAGAATCGGTAGAAGTGCTAAATAGTGTGGGCATTAACTCGCAGGAAGCTTCGGCGCTTATTGTAGTTACACAGCACTATGATACGCTTCAATCTATGGGTGAAAATGCCAATAGCAATATTATTCTTTTACCCAATTCACCATCTGCGGGAAGTGACATGTTGTCCCAAATGGTGACTTCCTTCTCCGCATCCCAACAAATCGGGGAGGCGATGAAAGAAAGAAATAAATTGGAGTTGAAGAATAAAGAAACGATTGAGTTGCGATCTAAAAAGTAATCTTGATTTTTTTCTGAATAAAATTTGTAAAGCCAACCGGTCAAAGGGTTGGCTTTTATTTTTGATGATGCTTCAGGTGAAAAGGAATGAGCATGCCAAAGTTGAAGTAAAAAGCTTCCAGGTAAAGGACACTTCGTTGGTCAATATTAATATTGTTCAGTCCTAGGTAATAACGAAAGTCCATAAAAATTCGTTGCTCTTGCCGAATGTGCTTTTCCAAACCCAGTCCAATGGTAACACCCAAATCCCAATGCTTAACTGCATACCTATTAATTGGGATATGCTCCCTTTGATAGGCGCCATCTTCTAATACATAAACCGCTAAAGCCGCATAACCAAAACTAAGTTCCGGCCCGGCTAGTAAATAGGCGGCAAAATCTTCCCTTTCCATTTTTAGCTTAAACAAGATAGGACAACTAATCATATCCAAGGCGCCATAACCGAAATCTGATTGTATTTCTGATAATCGATCAATTAGGCTGGGGTGCCCTTTTCTAAAGTACGCAATTTCTGGCTGGATGCTAAGCCAGTTCCCCATATCCAGCTCCATTATTCCAGACACCCTCAAACTGGTAATGGGATTCACACTGGCTCCTCCACTGAGTCCAAATCGTTGAGCATTGGCAATTTCTACCAGCGATAAAAACAATAGGGGCAAAAAAAAGGAAAAGGAGCGATGCTGCTTCATGGGATGCTTAAGATTAAAGGTATCTTCTTTTAAACAACGGAAAGTCCTAAATCGTATTTTAACATCCTTAAATTTTAAGTATATCTATCTGATCAAAGTAATGTTTCCTTTAGCAGTGAACTCCTCCCCATTGAAACATTTGATGCGCACATAATATGCATAGACATCCGAAGGAAGTTGTCGCCCATCGAAGGTTCCATCCCATCCTTCCTCGGGATTGTCAGTTTCATACACCTTTTCTCCCCAGCGGTCATAGATCATGAGTTGCAATTCATCTATCGGAACGCCGTAGACTTTAAATTCATCGTTGCGATTATCGCCATTGGGTGTAAAGGCGTTAGGAACAAAAATAAATGGGGTATTACAGGCCGGAGAAAACACAAAAATCGTAATAGATGCTTGGTTAAAACAGCCATTTTGATCTCGAATAGACAAGGCATAAGTGGTGGTTTCAACTGGGCTTGCCACTGGATCAGCAATAGTTAAACTGCTTAAACTTGGGTCAGTAGCCCATTGGTAGCTATAATTTTCATTGAACGTAGCAAAAAGCTGGGTCGTTTCTCCATCCATTACGGTATCCCGATCAGCGGCGATTACTAATGGCGGTATGAAATTAAATAGATTGATGCGAATGGTGGTATCTAATTGACAACCTTCGCTATTCGTAACTGTCAGGTCAAAATTGGTAGAAAGGGTTGGATTTACCTGGATATGGCTGGTATTGGAAGGTCCAATGATGTGGCTAATTGGGGACCAGGCATAGGTCAATATTTGATTGCCAATGCTAGTAACATTGATGTCGGCAGTATCTCCTATACAAATGGTTTCCTCTGCTTCCACTTGGATGCGAATGGCAACACTATTAATAGTTATGTCATCTTCTACCCTACAATTATTTTCATCTTCCAATCGGATATAATAAGTTTGTTCACCTATGGGGCGCACCAAAAGGCTGTCCTTGTTACCCAAGGAGGGCAAAAAACTTGCATTGTTGGCCCAAGTAAGGTGCACATTGTCTTGTGTTTTTACATAAAGTTGGAAAAAATCCTCGCAAATTGTTTGGTCTTCAGGAAGTTCATATTGTATTTCATTTGTTACTTCTACCAAAACCTGTCCTTCTAATTGGCAGTTTTCTGCTCCATCCGTTATAGTCACACGGTAAAGGGTAGTTGAAAGTGGCTTGGCAATCGGGTTTTCTGCATTAGGATTATCCAGGTCGATGGATGGAGACCATTCGTAAAGGTAATCCGGCCTACCATCAGGATTCAAAGCAATGGACTCCCCAAAACATAAAAGCAGGGTATCTTGAAGTTGATTTTCAATGACTGGTATATGAATTTGTTCTTGAATGGTATCTCGACAGCCATCAGCTGAAACAATTTCCAGGCTAGCGAGCAGGGTATCGGATTGAAAAAAAGTAAGCGAAAAGCTATCCTGCCCCTGGAAGGAAGCGCCACCAATATCCCAAATCCAGTCGGTGATCACACTTTGTGTATTAACAGATTGGTCCTTAAAAAGCACCCTTGCTGTATCTGAGCAGTGTTGCAATTCCCAGGAGAAAGCAGGCTCAATTCCAGGTTCCCCAATGGTTACCAACTGGCGAAAAGTATCTTTGCAGGCAGCTGCTACATCTACTGTCACCATCACTTCATATTCCCCAGGGCCGGGATAAGTGTACTGAGCTGTCTCCCCGATGGCAGTAGCAGCAGGAGCAGTTGGATCACCAAAGTGCCAAACGAAGAAAGGAGCGTTGGGGCTTTCAGTATAAAAATTGACGGCATAGCCACTGCATTGCGTTGCTGAAAAAACGGCAGCAGTAGCGGTCGTATCTATCACATTTATGGAAATAGAATCTAAGCTGGTACATCCAAATTGGTTCGTGGCTTCCAAGAAAAAATAGTGCCCCCCCCCCTTCCCTACCCTGATCAAGGCTTCCAATCCATCTTCTGATAAGATATAATTATCCGCTATCCAGTTTAATTGTAAAGTATCACTGAGGTCATCATTGCTAAAAGCAATCAACAAGGAGTCTCCTTGGCAAATAATCGGTGTAGGATTAGGATGAAGGTCCACAGCATTCGCCACAACATTGATTTTTTCTTCCAACCGGCACCCGCTATCATTTTCTGCGCTTAAATAATAAGTCGTTTCTCCACGAGGATATACCAATATACTATCCCCATAGCCTAGTACTTCAGAAAAATCTGCAGTACTCGACCAAGTGAAGGCCAGTAATTGGTCGGACCGAACGGTGAGCCAATGGGCTGGCGTACAAATCGAAGTGTCCGGAGGTAGTTCAATGGTTATACTTAGCACATCAACCTGTATACTATCTTTCCAAAAACAACCTGCTTCATTTGATACAGAAAGGATATAGGTGGTATTGACCTCTGGTGTAGCTAAAGGATTGGCTGACAATGGGTTGTTTAAGGTACTGGCAGGAGACCATTCAAAAGTATAAGCAGGAAATAAAAAAGTGCTCAACCTCACCGATTCTCCCTTACAAATGCTTATCGAATCCGCTAAAATTGCGGCCTGTATAGTATTTGATATAATGGTTTTTGAAATAGATTGCGCACAGTCGTTAGCAGCAGTGACCGTTAGCTGAACCGTTATTTCGCCAGTAGCTGTCGAAAACAATGCGGGGTTTCGCCCAGTAAAAATAGTTGCATCTGGTAATACCAACCATTCCCATGTTATCGGCACGGAAAGTGTATCCACGCTCAGGTCATTTACTTTTAAAAAAAGAGTATCGGTACAATAATCAACAGTTAACTCAAAATCAGGGAAAAGAGAATTGGCATTTAATTGAATTTCTCTAGAAAAAGTATCTCTACAGGTTTCTCCCGGTTCTGCAATTAAAGTAACGGTATACCTGCCCGTATCAGGAAAAGTGAACAAAGGTTCTCGTTCGGTGGAGGTGGCGATTGGTTCGTTCAAATCACCAAAAATCCATAAAAAATCATCGGCGCCCTCGCTATTGTTTTCAAATTGCACACTCAAATTATCACATTGCACTTCAGGTGCAAAAAAGGAGGAAATCGATTCTCCACAAATCCCGACATTATATTGAAAATCTCGTCTGGTAGTAGAAATCAAGACCCCATTTCTATATTCTTCAACACAAATTCCTACCACAAACTGCCCGATGGTATTAGGTAATCCTGTCAATAGGCCATTATCAGGATCAATCTGCAAGGGTTCATCACCAGGCACCCCATTTAGCATATTATTGACATTATAAGGCGGATCAACCCAATTGATCGGAGCATAAGGCGGAGGATTAGGAGGTTGGGGTTGAGGAATGGTTTGATTGGCTCCCTGCAGGGGAGTGCACAAGCGATAGACAATAGAATCTCCATCAATGTCTACAGCAGATTGATCAAAAAAGATAGGTTGGTTAACACAGATATATAACGGTGGCCATTCCTGAAATTTCGGGTTGCTATTGCATTCCAAAAGTGCTTGTTCAGAGATGGTTACCCCATAAGTCGCCCCAGTGGCTAAGGGTTGAACAATATTTACAATGGTTTGATTGCGGCAACACCTTTGGTAAGCCAATTGATAGCCACCAATTACGGGCGGTAAGGTTATGATGGTACGATAGGTTGTCGTATGAACGCATACATTCGGAGGAATGACAAAACACTCCCCGCTCAAAATGGGGTTTAAAGTATCATTATTGACTAAGGGAACAAGTATTTCCTGCAATAGTTCGTTTTCCCTATTGAAAACCCCAATCGAAGCAGGGTTGTCGAACCAAGCATTAGGATCCCCATTAAAGCAATCCCTGAAAATGGTCAAGGTTATCTCATATTGGTCTTCTCCCAGGCAAGTATAATTCATTTCCCCCCCAACGATATGGGTGGCTGAAATCGCTTTAGGAATCAAAACCATTAGCAAACAACCTAAATAATACCTAATCCTACACACCATAAATCTAGCCGTGACAATGAATTAAATTAGTTAAATCTCAATATAATAACAAATTTACAAATCGAACTATTTATTGTATCTTGAACGCTCAATCCTCAAGATCAAGTGCGCTTTATTTATGAAGATTTTTTCTGCTGAACAGATCCGCCATTGGGATCAATTCACCATTGAATACGAGCCTATTTCATCGTTGGCCTTGATGGAACGTGCTTCTAATGCCTTTGTAGATTGGTGGGTAACAACCTTTCCTGACACCGATCGAGCGGTTATTATTTTTTGCGGGATGGGCAACAATGGCGGCGATGGCCTGGCCGTAGCTAGATTGTTGCACCAAAATTTTTATACCGTCAAAGTATTTATTTGTAGGATTGGAAAGGTGATTTCGGCTGACTGTGCCGCCAATTACGAAGCGTTGCAAGCAGTAAAGGCAGTGGAAATTAGCGAAATTAAGGAAGGGGATACCTGGCCAGGTATTGCTCCGACGGCTATCCTAATTGATGCCATTTTTGGTTCGGGTTTGAATAGACCAATCAAAGGCTACTGGGGAGATTTGATCCAATATTTAAATCAAATAAAACTTCCAATTATTGCTATTGACATTCCATCTGGCCTTTTTGCTGATCAGCCAAGCATTGGTGAAAACATTATCCAAGCAAAGTATACCCTAAGTTTTCAATCTCCCAAATTAGCCTTTTTATTGCCACAAAATCATAAGTATGTAGGAAATTGGGTAGTTAGGGACATTGGTTTATTGCCTCAATTTTCAAGAGCAGAGCCGACCTCGTTTTACCTATTGACGAGTGAGACGATAAAGCAATGGCTGATTAGCAGGCACCAATTTGATCATAAAGGAACTTTTGGGCATGCCTTACTGGTGGTGGGAAGCTATGGAAAAATGGGTGCCGCTGTTTTGGCGGCCAAAGCTTGCCTGAGGAGTGGCGTAGGGTTGCTCAGTGTGCACATTCCAACCTGTGGTTATCAAATTATGCAAAGCCAAGTTCCAGAGGCCATGGTTTTGACCGATGAGCATGCTTCTTATTTGACAGGAATAAGCCAAGGAGAAAATGATAAAGCAATAGGAATAGGATGTGGAATAGGACAAGAAGCAGCCACCCAGGAAGCGCTTTTCAAAATCATTAAAACCGCTCAACGGCCGCTCCTATTGGATGCAGATGCGCTTAATATTTTAGGTAAAAATCCTACTTGGCTTAATCAATTACCTCCTAAGAGCATTTTGACACCTCATCCCAAAGAATTCGAAAGGTTATTCGGAGCTACGGTTGATGATTTTCAACGATTAGCGCTACTTAGTCAAAAAGCGGTAGAACACCAGCTAATTATTGTTTTAAAAGGGGCTTTTACCTGTATTGCACTTCCTAATGGAGTTTGTTATTTTAACACCACGGGGAACCCGGGTATGGCAACAGGAGGAAGTGGCGATGCATTGACAGGTATTATCTGTGGGCTTTTGGCACAGGGATATCCGCCCGAACAAGCTGCCTTAATCGGGGTGCATCTGCATGGCCTGGCAGGAGACCTCGCAGCTAGTGAATGGGGCGAAGAGGCCCTACTACCAAGTGACCTTATCCAACACCTTGGAAAAGCTTTTACACAATTAAAAATGAGAAAATGAAAAAGATTAGCGTGCTTACCGGCGCTGGCATCAGTGCTGAAAGTGGGATCAAAACTTTTAGAGATG from Saprospiraceae bacterium encodes:
- a CDS encoding SPFH domain-containing protein; amino-acid sequence: MEPGMIIPFVFIALLILSGIFTVKQQTIALVERLGKFHSIKGPGLQFKIPFIDKVAGKVNIKIQQLDVLVETKTKDNVFVKLKVSVQFRVLEDAVYDAFYKLENPYEQITSYVFDTVRAEVPKLKLDDVFERKDDIAVAIRRELEEAMNEYGYGIVKALVTDIDPDHEVKISMNRINAAERGKLAAEYEGEAERIRIVAKARAEAESKRLQGQGIADQRREIAKGLEESVEVLNSVGINSQEASALIVVTQHYDTLQSMGENANSNIILLPNSPSAGSDMLSQMVTSFSASQQIGEAMKERNKLELKNKETIELRSKK
- a CDS encoding outer membrane beta-barrel protein, yielding MKQHRSFSFFLPLLFLSLVEIANAQRFGLSGGASVNPITSLRVSGIMELDMGNWLSIQPEIAYFRKGHPSLIDRLSEIQSDFGYGALDMISCPILFKLKMEREDFAAYLLAGPELSFGYAALAVYVLEDGAYQREHIPINRYAVKHWDLGVTIGLGLEKHIRQEQRIFMDFRYYLGLNNINIDQRSVLYLEAFYFNFGMLIPFHLKHHQK
- a CDS encoding gliding motility-associated C-terminal domain-containing protein produces the protein MVLIPKAISATHIVGGEMNYTCLGEDQYEITLTIFRDCFNGDPNAWFDNPASIGVFNRENELLQEILVPLVNNDTLNPILSGECFVIPPNVCVHTTTYRTIITLPPVIGGYQLAYQRCCRNQTIVNIVQPLATGATYGVTISEQALLECNSNPKFQEWPPLYICVNQPIFFDQSAVDIDGDSIVYRLCTPLQGANQTIPQPQPPNPPPYAPINWVDPPYNVNNMLNGVPGDEPLQIDPDNGLLTGLPNTIGQFVVGICVEEYRNGVLISTTRRDFQYNVGICGESISSFFAPEVQCDNLSVQFENNSEGADDFLWIFGDLNEPIATSTEREPLFTFPDTGRYTVTLIAEPGETCRDTFSREIQLNANSLFPDFELTVDYCTDTLFLKVNDLSVDTLSVPITWEWLVLPDATIFTGRNPALFSTATGEITVQLTVTAANDCAQSISKTIISNTIQAAILADSISICKGESVRLSTFLFPAYTFEWSPASTLNNPLSANPLATPEVNTTYILSVSNEAGCFWKDSIQVDVLSITIELPPDTSICTPAHWLTVRSDQLLAFTWSSTADFSEVLGYGDSILVYPRGETTYYLSAENDSGCRLEEKINVVANAVDLHPNPTPIICQGDSLLIAFSNDDLSDTLQLNWIADNYILSEDGLEALIRVGKGGGHYFFLEATNQFGCTSLDSISINVIDTTATAAVFSATQCSGYAVNFYTESPNAPFFVWHFGDPTAPAATAIGETAQYTYPGPGEYEVMVTVDVAAACKDTFRQLVTIGEPGIEPAFSWELQHCSDTARVLFKDQSVNTQSVITDWIWDIGGASFQGQDSFSLTFFQSDTLLASLEIVSADGCRDTIQEQIHIPVIENQLQDTLLLCFGESIALNPDGRPDYLYEWSPSIDLDNPNAENPIAKPLSTTLYRVTITDGAENCQLEGQVLVEVTNEIQYELPEDQTICEDFFQLYVKTQDNVHLTWANNASFLPSLGNKDSLLVRPIGEQTYYIRLEDENNCRVEDDITINSVAIRIQVEAEETICIGDTADINVTSIGNQILTYAWSPISHIIGPSNTSHIQVNPTLSTNFDLTVTNSEGCQLDTTIRINLFNFIPPLVIAADRDTVMDGETTQLFATFNENYSYQWATDPSLSSLTIADPVASPVETTTYALSIRDQNGCFNQASITIFVFSPACNTPFIFVPNAFTPNGDNRNDEFKVYGVPIDELQLMIYDRWGEKVYETDNPEEGWDGTFDGRQLPSDVYAYYVRIKCFNGEEFTAKGNITLIR
- a CDS encoding NAD(P)H-hydrate dehydratase, whose translation is MKIFSAEQIRHWDQFTIEYEPISSLALMERASNAFVDWWVTTFPDTDRAVIIFCGMGNNGGDGLAVARLLHQNFYTVKVFICRIGKVISADCAANYEALQAVKAVEISEIKEGDTWPGIAPTAILIDAIFGSGLNRPIKGYWGDLIQYLNQIKLPIIAIDIPSGLFADQPSIGENIIQAKYTLSFQSPKLAFLLPQNHKYVGNWVVRDIGLLPQFSRAEPTSFYLLTSETIKQWLISRHQFDHKGTFGHALLVVGSYGKMGAAVLAAKACLRSGVGLLSVHIPTCGYQIMQSQVPEAMVLTDEHASYLTGISQGENDKAIGIGCGIGQEAATQEALFKIIKTAQRPLLLDADALNILGKNPTWLNQLPPKSILTPHPKEFERLFGATVDDFQRLALLSQKAVEHQLIIVLKGAFTCIALPNGVCYFNTTGNPGMATGGSGDALTGIICGLLAQGYPPEQAALIGVHLHGLAGDLAASEWGEEALLPSDLIQHLGKAFTQLKMRK